In Fusobacterium hwasookii, a single window of DNA contains:
- the rpsH gene encoding 30S ribosomal protein S8, whose product MYLTDPIADMLTRVRNANAVMHEKVDIPHSKMKERIAEILKEQGYISNFKIVTDEGNKKSIRVYLKYAGKERVIKGLKRISKPGRRVYSSVEDMPRVLSGLGIAIVSTSKGIVTDKVARAEKVGGEVLAFVW is encoded by the coding sequence ATGTATTTAACAGATCCAATTGCTGATATGTTAACAAGAGTAAGAAATGCTAATGCAGTTATGCATGAAAAAGTAGATATACCTCACTCAAAGATGAAAGAAAGAATAGCTGAAATCTTAAAAGAGCAAGGATATATTTCTAATTTCAAAATTGTTACTGATGAAGGAAATAAGAAAAGTATAAGAGTTTATTTAAAATATGCTGGAAAAGAAAGAGTTATAAAAGGACTAAAGAGAATTTCTAAACCTGGAAGAAGAGTTTACTCTTCTGTGGAAGATATGCCAAGAGTTTTATCTGGTCTTGGAATTGCAATAGTTTCAACTTCAAAAGGTATTGTTACTGATAAAGTTGCTAGAGCAGAAAAAGTTGGTGGAGAAGTCCTTGCATTTGTTTGGTAA
- the rpsN gene encoding 30S ribosomal protein S14, translated as MAKKSMIARDVKRAKLVDKYAEKRAELKKRIAAGDMEAMFELNKLPKDSSVVRKRNRCQLDGRPRGYMREFGISRVKFRQLAGAGLIPGVKKSSW; from the coding sequence ATGGCGAAAAAGTCAATGATCGCAAGAGATGTTAAAAGAGCAAAACTTGTTGACAAATATGCTGAAAAAAGAGCTGAATTAAAGAAAAGAATAGCAGCTGGAGATATGGAAGCTATGTTTGAATTAAACAAATTACCAAAAGATTCTTCAGTTGTTAGAAAAAGAAATAGATGTCAATTAGACGGTAGACCAAGAGGATACATGAGAGAATTCGGAATATCAAGAGTTAAGTTCAGACAACTAGCTGGTGCTGGGTTAATACCTGGTGTAAAAAAATCATCTTGGTAA
- the rplE gene encoding 50S ribosomal protein L5, with protein sequence MDKYVSRYHKFYNEVVVPKLMKELEIKNIMECPKLEKIIVNMGVGEATQNSKLMDAAMADLTIITGQKPLLRKAKKSEAGFKLREGMPIGAKVTLRKERMYDFLDRLVNVVLPRVRDFEGVPSNSFDGRGNYSVGLRDQLVFPEIDFDKVEKLLGMSITMVSSAKTDEEGRALLKAFGMPFKK encoded by the coding sequence GTGGACAAATACGTTTCAAGATACCACAAGTTCTATAATGAAGTAGTGGTTCCTAAATTAATGAAAGAATTAGAAATTAAAAATATCATGGAATGCCCAAAACTAGAAAAAATAATAGTTAATATGGGAGTTGGAGAAGCTACTCAAAACTCTAAGTTAATGGATGCTGCTATGGCAGACTTAACAATAATTACTGGTCAAAAACCATTATTGAGAAAAGCTAAAAAATCTGAAGCTGGTTTCAAATTAAGAGAAGGAATGCCTATTGGAGCTAAAGTTACTTTAAGAAAAGAAAGAATGTATGATTTCTTAGATAGATTAGTAAATGTAGTTCTTCCAAGAGTAAGAGACTTTGAAGGAGTTCCTAGCAACTCATTTGATGGAAGAGGAAATTATTCAGTAGGATTGAGAGACCAATTAGTATTTCCTGAAATAGATTTTGATAAAGTTGAAAAACTTTTAGGAATGTCTATCACTATGGTTTCTTCTGCAAAAACAGATGAAGAAGGAAGAGCATTACTAAAGGCTTTTGGAATGCCTTTCAAGAAGTAA